TAGAAAAAGATATAACTGAAAAAAGAAATAAAATTATTATTGAAAACTTTTTTATCATTATTATCACTTATCCTTTTATTTTAAGATAGATAGAAACCATTTTTATCTTTCTATTATACCATTCTAAAAATTATATTTGAATCCTGCATAATAACTTCTTCCATCTGCTGGATGATATGCTTTTTCTCTAATTCCAGCTGTTACAACAGCACTTGCATATTTTTTGTCAAATAAATTTCTTATTCCACCATATAATTCAAATCCGTCATTAAATTTATACCTAATATTTGAATCAATTGTAATATAGTCATCATTTTTCCCTAATTTATTGGAAAAATCATCACTATTATATGCTTTTCCAAAATAATACCCATCTATATTAAAAACTATACTTGGTAAAATATCATATGACATTCCAATATTTCCTTGCCATCTTGCTACTCCTGCAAATTCTTTTTCATCATGAATTCCACTTGTAATTTTAGGTTGAATATATGAAATATTTTCTCTTAAAGTTAATTTATCAAAGTAGTGTTGTAGCGAGACTTGGCCTCCTATTCTTCTTACTTTTCCATCAAAATTTCTATTTTTTCCACCATAACCACTTACTTTTTCATAATAAATTTCCTTATCTGTATCTATCAAAAATATTGATGAAGAAATAAAAGTATTTTTATACATATCCTTTATTCCTACTTCATAAACTTTTGTTTCTTGAGCATCAATATCTCCATACCAATATCCTAAATCATCTGCATTTGGTGTTCTAAATCCTTGAGTAAAACTTAAATATACACTTCCTGTTTCAGAATACAGATAATTAGCAGCCAGTTCAAAAGAATCATTATCAAATTTTTTATCTAAATCTTTTTTAGGTATAACTGATTTATCACTGTATTTATCACTGCTCCTTCTATATCCTTGACTTAATTGCAGCTTTCCAATTGTAGTTTTATTAATTAAGTAACCTGCAAAAGATTCTTTTTCTAATTTTGTTTTATAGGTAAATCTTTCTACTTCTGATTTTTTATAATCTCCCCCTAGAATTATATAGCTTTCTTTTCCATAATTGTATTTTAATTGTGGTTTTATATAGTATTGCTTTATATCTGTTCTGCTATCTCCCCAAGTAGCCTTTGGAGATAATTTTTTAGTATCATAACCACCATACGTTAAAAATGATAAATTTTCTCCAATTTTCTTATTATATGTCATCATATAGTTATTTGTTTTATTTAATTCTTTTCCAGCATCTTTTCCAGCTTGTTTTGGATTCTCTTCAAATTGTTCTTTTGTTAAAGCACTTGTCCAGCTATCTTTACTTTTTCCATAATTATATTTTGCTTCTAAATACCCATCATCAAGTAAATATTTTCCTCTCAGCCATATTGATTCTCTAGTATCCCCACTGCTATATCTAGGATCTAAACTTCTATATCCATCACTTTTATAATTGTTATAAGATAAATCAAAAAGAAATTTATCTCCTATTTTAGTTCCATAATTTACATTCCCTTTTACTGTATTCCATGATCCAATTTCTATACCTACATTACCATAATTATTTTTATCTAATGGTGATTTAGTAATAATATTTATCACTCCACCAGTAGTTCCGTCTCCATACATTACAGCTCCACCTGAAGGAATTATTTCAATTTTGTCTATTTGCTCAACAGGTATTTGACTCGTATTGTAAGTTCCATCTACTGCATTTAAAGGAATTCCATCAAGCAGTACTAATGTATTGCTCTTCGCAGTAGCTCCTGAACCTCTCATATCAAACACAGAATCTGATCCTCCAATAGAACTTATAGTTAACCCTGGAACTCCTTTAAGGGCTTCTGCCACTGTACTAGCTCCTTTGTTCTGAATATCCTCTTGAGTTACAATAGTTATATTTTTAGCAGTATCCAAAACACTTGTTTCAAAGTTTTCTGTAGAAATAACTGATTCGTTCAATCTTTGACTGG
This genomic stretch from Fusobacterium sp. harbors:
- a CDS encoding TonB-dependent receptor, which translates into the protein MKKTLMIAALLTIGTTMMAEEKIASQRLNESVISTENFETSVLDTAKNITIVTQEDIQNKGASTVAEALKGVPGLTISSIGGSDSVFDMRGSGATAKSNTLVLLDGIPLNAVDGTYNTSQIPVEQIDKIEIIPSGGAVMYGDGTTGGVINIITKSPLDKNNYGNVGIEIGSWNTVKGNVNYGTKIGDKFLFDLSYNNYKSDGYRSLDPRYSSGDTRESIWLRGKYLLDDGYLEAKYNYGKSKDSWTSALTKEQFEENPKQAGKDAGKELNKTNNYMMTYNKKIGENLSFLTYGGYDTKKLSPKATWGDSRTDIKQYYIKPQLKYNYGKESYIILGGDYKKSEVERFTYKTKLEKESFAGYLINKTTIGKLQLSQGYRRSSDKYSDKSVIPKKDLDKKFDNDSFELAANYLYSETGSVYLSFTQGFRTPNADDLGYWYGDIDAQETKVYEVGIKDMYKNTFISSSIFLIDTDKEIYYEKVSGYGGKNRNFDGKVRRIGGQVSLQHYFDKLTLRENISYIQPKITSGIHDEKEFAGVARWQGNIGMSYDILPSIVFNIDGYYFGKAYNSDDFSNKLGKNDDYITIDSNIRYKFNDGFELYGGIRNLFDKKYASAVVTAGIREKAYHPADGRSYYAGFKYNF